The proteins below come from a single Ochotona princeps isolate mOchPri1 chromosome 6, mOchPri1.hap1, whole genome shotgun sequence genomic window:
- the LOC101525159 gene encoding protein CDV3 homolog yields MAEMEECSLDNFAKRDKKEQSSREASAAGAAKAKAVTKDEDEWKEFEQKEVDDSGLRVQAMQISKKEDDTEKREDDNWEEGGGSGGGREKSAGPCNKTAPVQAAPAPVVFTETPEPMISSGIYRPPGARLTTTRKTPQGPPEIYSDTQFPSLQSTAKHVESWKY; encoded by the coding sequence ATGGCCGAGATGGAGGAGTGCAGCCTGGACAACTTCGCCAAGAGAGACAAGaaggagcagagcagccgggaggccagtgctgcaggtgccgCCAAGGCCAAGGCTGTGACGAAGGATGAAGATGAATGGAAAGAATTTGAACAAAAAGAGGTTGATGACAGTGGCCTTCGAGTTCAGGCAATGCAAATAAGTAAAAAGGAAGATGATACTGAAAAGAGGGAAGATGATAACTGGGAAGAAGGTGGAGGTAGCGGTGGTGGCAGAGAAAAATCTGCAGGTCCCTGCAACAAAACAGCTCCCGTACAAGCAGCTCCCGCTCCAGTAGTTTTTACAGAAACTCCAGAACCAATGATATCTAGTGGTATATATAGGCCACCTGGAGCCAGGCTAACCACAACCAGGAAAACGCCACAGGGACCACCAGAGATCTACAGTGACACACAGTTTCCATCCCTGCAGTCCACTGCTAAGCATGTAGAAAGCTGGAAATACTGA